Proteins encoded together in one Lathyrus oleraceus cultivar Zhongwan6 chromosome 5, CAAS_Psat_ZW6_1.0, whole genome shotgun sequence window:
- the LOC127088166 gene encoding ATP-dependent Clp protease proteolytic subunit-related protein 2, chloroplastic, with protein sequence MAVSPYAAVSTPRVCSPPSVSTKIYSGLKLQSSRSFGASSVSSSVNAQFFGKVNKVLSFRYANQKPVRAQFLMMPIGTPRVRYKTPGEDSWQWIDLWNALYRERVVFIAQEINEEFSNQILATLLYLDSIDNTRFLYLYINGPGGELTPCLALYDTMQSLETPIATHCVGQAYNMASFLLAAGQKVLYYPTVF encoded by the exons ATGGCGGTTTCACCTTACGCCGCCGTTTCAACCCCTCGTGTTTGTTCTCCACCTAG TGTTTCCACTAAAATCTACTCTGGATTGAAACTCCAATCTTCAC GTTCTTTTGGAGCGTCTTCCGTTTCATCTAGCGTAAATGCTCAGTTTTTCGGTAAAGTTAACAAAGTTCTCAGTTTCCG GTATGCTAACCAGAAGCCAGTTAGGGCACAATTTCTAATGATGCCCATTGGAACTCCTAGAGTACGCTATAAAACACCTGGTGAAGATTCTTGGCAATGGATTGATTTATGGAATGCCCTT TATCGAGAACGTGTTGTCTTCATTGCACAAGAGATAAATGAAGAATTTAGTAATCAAATATTGGCAACTTTGCTGTATCTTGACAGTATAGATAACACCAGGTTTCTCTATTTGTACATTAATGGTCCTGGTGGGGAG CTTACACCATGCTTGGCTCTCTATGATACCATGCAGAGCTTGGAGACTCCTATAGCCACTCATTGTGTGGGCCAAGCTTATAATATGGCATCATTTCTTCTTGCAGCTGGACAAAAGGTGTTGTATTATCCTACTGTCTTTTAG